The following proteins are co-located in the Rippkaea orientalis PCC 8801 genome:
- a CDS encoding class I SAM-dependent methyltransferase, whose product MNQANSEIFEKLRQQYDRSPYPRIPLEDNPKTKPISLYHESLATAFYRRNKTVISSTQDKLILDVACGSGYTTLSLAEANPGAKIIGIDISQASLEMAEARLKYHGHDQVKFHLMSLEDVSQLNLKFDYINAVDILYFLTDLDYAFQKFVTVLKPNGIIRGDLHSYHQRYFFYRAQEIFQRLGLMEDNPEEMEAEVVREFFRELHDGCQLKVMTWNQALQKENDEQYIMMNYLIQGDKGFTIAQMFDLIDSANLEFISMVNWWQWNLSQLFKDPENLPISLAFILDGISIKEELTLFELIQNQSRSLDFWCGYPQPETDLIPISEWTEADWQQATIYLHPILHQTDLSETLSQPNQFSPLILNNYSPLLTQPINLDRTIASAIFKPLLQAPQSLITIAEQWLQFHPINLGTLEPTTQQEAWEITKQAVIEQESYGTVLIEK is encoded by the coding sequence ATGAACCAGGCTAATTCAGAGATATTTGAGAAGCTCCGTCAGCAGTATGATAGATCTCCTTATCCTCGTATTCCCCTCGAAGATAATCCTAAAACTAAGCCTATTTCTTTGTATCATGAAAGTCTAGCCACTGCGTTTTATCGTCGCAACAAAACTGTTATTTCATCGACTCAAGACAAACTTATTTTAGACGTTGCTTGTGGGAGTGGTTATACAACCTTAAGTTTAGCTGAAGCCAATCCAGGGGCAAAAATTATCGGAATTGATATTTCTCAAGCTTCTTTAGAGATGGCAGAAGCAAGACTCAAATATCATGGACATGATCAAGTCAAATTTCATTTAATGAGTTTAGAAGATGTTAGCCAATTAAACCTTAAATTTGATTATATTAATGCCGTTGATATTTTATATTTTCTAACTGACCTCGATTATGCTTTTCAAAAATTTGTCACTGTTCTTAAACCCAATGGCATCATTAGAGGAGATTTACATAGTTATCATCAACGCTATTTCTTTTATCGAGCTCAAGAAATTTTCCAAAGACTAGGTTTAATGGAAGATAATCCAGAAGAAATGGAAGCTGAAGTGGTTCGAGAATTTTTTAGAGAATTACATGATGGATGTCAACTAAAAGTGATGACCTGGAATCAAGCTCTACAGAAAGAAAATGATGAACAATATATTATGATGAACTATTTAATTCAGGGTGACAAAGGATTTACAATTGCTCAAATGTTTGATTTAATTGATTCAGCTAACTTAGAATTTATTAGCATGGTAAATTGGTGGCAATGGAATCTCTCGCAGCTTTTTAAAGATCCTGAAAATTTACCCATCTCCCTAGCCTTTATTTTAGATGGAATCAGCATAAAAGAGGAATTAACGCTCTTTGAATTAATACAAAACCAATCGCGATCGCTTGATTTTTGGTGTGGGTATCCTCAGCCAGAAACTGACCTAATCCCTATCAGTGAATGGACAGAGGCTGATTGGCAACAAGCCACTATTTATCTACACCCAATTCTCCATCAAACAGATCTATCAGAAACCTTATCTCAACCCAATCAATTCTCCCCATTAATCCTTAATAACTATTCTCCCTTACTGACTCAACCGATCAATCTTGATAGAACGATCGCCAGTGCCATTTTTAAACCTTTATTACAAGCTCCCCAATCTTTGATAACCATAGCTGAACAATGGTTACAATTCCATCCGATTAATTTAGGAACTTTAGAACCAACTACCCAACAAGAAGCTTGGGAAATCACCAAACAAGCTGTGATTGAACAAGAAAGCTACGGAACCGTTTTAATTGAAAAATAG
- a CDS encoding diguanylate cyclase encodes MESFNPENFLILIVDDISQNLKVVGAVFDQAGYGTTFALGGQQALDRLAVINPDLILLDWMMPEISGLELCKKLKANPCYEDIPIIFLTANHDTDALLEAFKYGAIDYVTKPFHAPELLARVKTHLQLKSAQDRLKKALADIKTLATTDPLTGVFNRRFFLEFAQKEISRVHRYDYSLSTLMLDVDHFKQINDTYGHNIGDEVLKFLTQVLLKIIRKADCLARLGGEEFAILLPQTPLEGAEELARRILQVLRKSELNLAGKIIRLTLSIGVSSYQVSEDTIEESLKRADRALFAAKNQGRDRFVIYPPDVPTLVES; translated from the coding sequence ATGGAATCATTTAACCCTGAAAACTTCTTAATTTTAATTGTTGATGATATTAGTCAAAACTTAAAAGTGGTTGGCGCTGTATTCGATCAAGCCGGTTATGGAACTACCTTCGCTTTAGGGGGACAACAAGCCTTAGACCGCCTAGCAGTCATCAACCCTGATCTGATTTTGTTAGATTGGATGATGCCCGAAATCAGTGGTTTAGAACTCTGTAAAAAACTTAAGGCTAACCCTTGCTATGAGGATATTCCCATCATTTTTTTAACGGCTAATCATGACACAGATGCCCTATTAGAAGCCTTTAAGTATGGAGCTATTGATTATGTTACCAAACCGTTTCATGCTCCAGAACTGTTAGCTAGGGTAAAAACCCATCTGCAATTAAAATCGGCACAAGATCGACTCAAAAAAGCTCTGGCCGATATCAAAACTTTAGCCACGACTGATCCGTTAACAGGGGTTTTTAACCGTCGTTTCTTTCTGGAGTTTGCTCAAAAAGAAATTAGTCGTGTTCATCGCTATGATTACTCTCTTTCGACTTTAATGCTAGATGTTGATCATTTTAAACAAATTAACGACACCTATGGCCATAATATTGGTGATGAAGTCTTAAAGTTTCTCACTCAAGTCCTTCTCAAGATTATTCGTAAAGCAGATTGTTTGGCACGATTAGGAGGAGAAGAATTTGCTATTCTATTACCTCAAACTCCTCTTGAAGGAGCCGAGGAATTAGCTCGACGCATCCTACAAGTACTCAGGAAGAGTGAGCTTAATCTAGCGGGAAAGATAATTCGATTGACCTTAAGTATTGGGGTTTCTAGCTATCAAGTCTCGGAAGACACCATTGAGGAGAGTTTAAAACGAGCAGATAGGGCTCTTTTTGCTGCCAAAAATCAAGGGCGCGATCGCTTTGTTATCTATCCCCCAGATGTCCCTACTCTTGTTGAAAGTTGA
- a CDS encoding inorganic diphosphatase, whose translation MDLSRIPAQPKPGLINVLIEIPAGSKNKYEFDKDLNAFALDRVLYASVHYPYDYGFIPNTLADDGDPLDGMVIMDQPTFPGCVIAARPIGMLEMIDGGDRDEKILCVPDKDPRYTYVQSLKDIAPHRLEEIAEFFRTYKNLEKKVTEILGWKDVDAVLPLVEQCVKAGSK comes from the coding sequence GTGGATTTATCGCGTATTCCTGCCCAACCTAAACCGGGTTTAATCAACGTTTTGATTGAAATTCCCGCAGGTAGTAAAAATAAATACGAGTTTGACAAAGATCTGAACGCCTTTGCCTTAGATCGCGTCCTTTATGCTTCGGTACACTATCCCTATGATTATGGATTCATCCCCAATACCCTAGCCGATGATGGTGATCCCCTTGATGGAATGGTGATCATGGATCAACCGACGTTTCCAGGGTGTGTCATTGCCGCTCGTCCCATCGGAATGTTAGAAATGATTGATGGGGGCGATCGCGATGAAAAAATCCTCTGTGTTCCAGACAAAGATCCTCGCTATACCTACGTTCAATCCCTCAAAGATATAGCTCCCCACCGTTTAGAGGAAATTGCTGAATTTTTCCGCACCTATAAAAATCTAGAAAAGAAAGTGACGGAAATTCTCGGTTGGAAGGATGTTGACGCAGTGCTTCCCTTAGTTGAACAATGTGTGAAAGCTGGCAGTAAATAG
- a CDS encoding NAD(P)H-quinone oxidoreductase subunit M: protein MLLKSTTRHIRLYTAEIKNSELVPSDNVLTLDVDPDNEFNWGEDSLQKVYRKFDELVESYSGQDLTDYNLRRIGSDLEHFIRSLLQKGDISYNLQSRVLNYSMGLPKVESPETEGKYR, encoded by the coding sequence ATGCTCTTAAAGTCCACAACTCGTCATATTCGGCTGTATACGGCAGAAATCAAAAATAGCGAACTCGTTCCGAGTGATAACGTATTAACCTTGGATGTTGATCCCGATAACGAGTTTAACTGGGGGGAAGATTCTCTACAAAAAGTTTACCGAAAATTTGATGAATTAGTAGAATCGTACAGTGGACAGGATTTAACTGACTATAATTTACGTCGTATTGGTTCAGACTTAGAGCATTTTATCCGTTCTCTCTTGCAAAAAGGAGATATTAGCTACAATCTCCAAAGTCGAGTCCTTAACTACAGTATGGGACTCCCTAAAGTAGAAAGTCCCGAAACAGAAGGCAAATATCGCTAA
- a CDS encoding phosphodiester glycosidase family protein gives MTRIPWNPISLLSLSLVSTFVIYWATSGELPANNPSISLSPQTLPAEAADGLEQGEEIILNGKKFKISWTQWTQGNGNRIGISDIGAKDLLGLELLSTSQPDLQPVQWFATESRQTLPVLARFIPPYRYLDVTELIQLAGGQLQVRGNTLDITLPPARISTVREGTQDWGKRIVVEVDRPTFWQVSQAKNQGVVMISGNTNAPTNNNNNSSPFPFNLSPGNDAEEDDLGSGGTTPTNSKLFSVENGGEITKIHVNLPTAHGLKVFSLSNPNRIVIDVRPDAMTPKEIAWTRGITWRQQLVKVAGGIFPVHWLEIDGRSPNISLKPITASPNQQQGTAPLVTMAQSWKASAAINAGFFNRNNQLPLGAMRSQSRWLSGPILGRGAIAWNDEGRMKIGRLSWQETLVTSSGQRLPIRFLNSGYVEGGMARYTPDWGPHYTPLTDNETIILVQNNGVITQRNGGKAGQNAILIPSNGYLLTIRKNAVAASALAVGTGVTLESNTIPSDFSQYPHILGAGPLLVNNNRIVVNAALEQFSKGFQQQMASRSAIGMTNQGTMMLVAVHNRVGGRGATLGEMAQIMQQLGAVDALNLDGGSSTSLALGGQLIDRSPVTAARVHNAIGVFVNR, from the coding sequence ATGACCCGAATACCGTGGAATCCGATTAGCCTTTTATCCCTTTCTTTAGTCTCAACCTTCGTGATTTATTGGGCAACATCTGGGGAGCTTCCCGCTAATAATCCCTCAATTAGCCTCTCTCCCCAAACCCTACCCGCAGAAGCGGCGGATGGGTTAGAACAGGGAGAGGAAATCATACTCAATGGCAAAAAATTCAAAATCAGTTGGACTCAATGGACTCAAGGCAATGGCAACCGCATCGGGATCAGTGACATCGGGGCCAAGGATCTTCTAGGGTTAGAACTCCTCAGTACCAGTCAGCCAGACCTACAACCCGTCCAATGGTTTGCCACAGAGTCCCGCCAAACTCTTCCCGTTTTAGCCCGATTTATTCCTCCTTATCGCTATTTAGATGTAACAGAACTGATTCAATTAGCCGGGGGACAACTGCAAGTTAGGGGCAATACCCTAGATATTACTTTACCCCCCGCTCGTATTAGTACAGTACGCGAAGGAACTCAAGACTGGGGTAAGCGCATTGTCGTAGAAGTTGATCGCCCGACGTTTTGGCAAGTCAGTCAGGCGAAAAATCAAGGAGTCGTGATGATTTCGGGTAATACTAACGCTCCTACTAACAATAATAATAATTCTTCCCCGTTTCCCTTTAATTTAAGCCCTGGAAATGATGCCGAGGAAGATGATCTCGGTAGCGGAGGGACTACGCCCACTAATTCTAAGCTGTTTTCTGTAGAAAACGGCGGTGAAATTACTAAAATTCATGTTAACTTACCTACAGCCCACGGCTTAAAGGTTTTTAGCCTCTCTAATCCTAACAGAATCGTCATTGATGTTCGCCCCGATGCCATGACCCCTAAAGAAATTGCCTGGACGCGGGGAATTACTTGGCGACAGCAGTTAGTGAAAGTTGCAGGGGGAATCTTTCCGGTTCATTGGCTAGAAATTGACGGGCGATCGCCTAATATTAGCCTAAAACCCATTACCGCTAGTCCGAACCAACAACAGGGTACAGCCCCCCTCGTGACCATGGCACAAAGCTGGAAAGCCTCAGCAGCCATCAATGCGGGATTTTTTAACCGCAATAATCAATTACCCCTAGGGGCAATGCGATCGCAGTCTCGCTGGTTATCAGGTCCGATTTTAGGACGGGGGGCGATCGCCTGGAACGATGAAGGACGCATGAAAATTGGCCGCCTGAGTTGGCAAGAAACCTTAGTGACCAGTAGCGGACAACGCCTTCCCATCCGTTTCCTCAACAGTGGCTATGTGGAAGGGGGAATGGCAAGGTATACCCCCGACTGGGGACCCCATTACACCCCCTTAACTGATAACGAGACGATTATCTTAGTGCAGAATAATGGGGTGATTACTCAAAGAAATGGGGGAAAAGCCGGACAAAATGCCATTTTAATTCCTTCTAATGGCTATTTGTTAACCATTCGTAAAAACGCCGTTGCAGCTTCTGCGTTAGCCGTTGGGACGGGAGTTACCCTCGAAAGTAATACAATTCCGTCTGATTTTAGTCAATACCCTCATATTCTGGGGGCTGGACCTTTGTTAGTTAATAATAACCGTATCGTGGTCAATGCAGCCTTAGAACAGTTTAGCAAAGGCTTTCAGCAACAAATGGCCTCCCGTAGTGCGATCGGGATGACCAACCAAGGGACAATGATGTTAGTGGCCGTCCATAACCGGGTTGGGGGACGGGGAGCAACTTTAGGCGAAATGGCACAAATTATGCAGCAATTGGGGGCAGTGGATGCGTTAAACCTCGATGGAGGCAGTTCAACGTCCCTCGCGTTGGGAGGACAGTTAATTGATCGTTCCCCCGTTACCGCAGCAAGGGTTCATAATGCGATTGGAGTGTTCGTTAATCGTTAA
- a CDS encoding HepT-like ribonuclease domain-containing protein: protein MGVVHIIGEAARATSQEFKARYPEIPWRDASDVRNLTIHEYFRINLDIIWDLVENDIPPLKRQIEAILRELI, encoded by the coding sequence ATTGGAGTAGTTCATATTATTGGTGAAGCAGCTAGAGCAACCTCTCAAGAATTTAAAGCAAGATATCCCGAAATTCCTTGGCGAGATGCGAGTGATGTAAGAAACTTGACTATTCATGAATATTTTCGGATCAATTTAGATATCATTTGGGATCTTGTTGAAAACGACATTCCTCCTCTAAAAAGACAAATTGAAGCTATTTTACGAGAACTGATTTAA
- a CDS encoding RNA-guided endonuclease InsQ/TnpB family protein: MITRRVTFRLYPSKSQSAKLFEARRLHAYLYNACVEDRKTSYQKFGKSVGYFDQQAALVPFKGCWPEYKSLNHGSLQATVKRVDFAFQRFFKGLGGYPKFRSIRQYSGWTYPDARQGFRVHSIGENGYLELRDLGIQVQMRGKARQWGTPSTCTIVYRHGNWYASITVKCEEILRETGTGAIGIDFGTLAAIALSDGTKIENPRFLANAKEKIKRASKQKRRKKAPNHKKRVRGSKRWKKASKKVAKLQRKVASQRQDWAHKVSTQIVSCNSMVATEKLNIKGMTCKAKKGKRKRQKSGLNRSILDVGWGMTRDMIEYKLSECNGVFVEVPTQKVKPSQTCPKCGHQEKKTLEQRIHECKQCGYTNDRDVASAEVMLSWALGTSVPNRGGESSTEKPTVKSCGGFQQLASVKRQKLQSQRSGLE, translated from the coding sequence ATGATTACACGCAGAGTTACGTTTCGGCTATATCCTTCCAAGTCTCAATCGGCAAAACTGTTTGAGGCCAGAAGACTCCATGCCTATCTGTATAACGCCTGTGTGGAAGACCGTAAAACCAGTTATCAGAAATTCGGAAAGTCTGTAGGCTATTTTGACCAACAGGCCGCTCTCGTCCCCTTTAAAGGATGTTGGCCCGAATATAAATCATTGAATCACGGCTCATTGCAAGCGACTGTTAAGCGAGTCGATTTTGCGTTTCAACGCTTCTTTAAGGGATTGGGTGGCTATCCTAAATTTCGTTCGATTCGCCAATACTCAGGTTGGACTTATCCCGATGCCCGTCAAGGGTTTCGAGTTCATAGTATCGGTGAAAACGGGTACCTAGAGCTTCGAGACTTGGGTATTCAGGTTCAAATGCGGGGGAAAGCACGTCAATGGGGAACTCCTAGTACCTGCACGATTGTTTATCGTCATGGGAATTGGTATGCCTCCATCACTGTTAAATGCGAAGAGATCCTTCGTGAAACAGGAACAGGAGCCATTGGAATAGATTTTGGGACTCTCGCTGCTATTGCGTTAAGTGACGGGACTAAAATAGAGAATCCTCGCTTTCTTGCCAATGCTAAGGAGAAAATTAAAAGGGCTTCTAAGCAGAAAAGACGCAAAAAAGCCCCTAACCATAAGAAACGGGTTAGAGGTTCTAAACGGTGGAAGAAAGCGTCCAAAAAGGTTGCGAAACTGCAAAGAAAAGTAGCTAGTCAACGTCAAGATTGGGCGCATAAGGTGTCAACACAAATTGTTAGCTGTAATAGCATGGTTGCCACTGAAAAATTGAATATCAAAGGAATGACCTGCAAGGCTAAAAAAGGAAAGCGGAAACGCCAGAAATCTGGATTGAACCGCTCTATTTTAGACGTGGGATGGGGAATGACCCGTGACATGATTGAGTATAAACTCTCGGAATGTAACGGAGTTTTTGTTGAGGTTCCCACTCAAAAAGTAAAACCTTCTCAAACCTGTCCTAAATGCGGTCATCAAGAGAAAAAGACCTTGGAGCAACGCATTCACGAATGCAAGCAATGTGGTTACACCAATGACAGGGATGTAGCTAGTGCCGAGGTTATGCTGTCATGGGCGTTAGGAACTAGCGTCCCTAATCGTGGAGGGGAAAGCTCTACTGAGAAACCCACAGTTAAATCCTGTGGAGGTTTTCAGCAACTTGCCTCCGTGAAGCGACAGAAACTCCAATCTCAGCGTAGCGGATTGGAGTAG
- a CDS encoding IS4 family transposase, whose protein sequence is MDFLPFYQDYLQNALSKSKFLLLRILIWLLQVHKQVRIERLAAYLPLPILYESRRKKIQRFLVEPCLSLVLLWFPLIKLIVEREFKPGSRLTLVLDRTQWQDKNVFMISVVWRKRAFPIYWQILEKKGSSNVKEQIALIRPVLKLFADYELLILGDREFHGVELSYWLKKRNRTAKNPIYFAFRERKNVYIRRSKKNQKRFQDLTLTPGVKVFEKNIFITKQKGFGRFNVLAYQKRKYRNHQEEEPWFIITNLDNPSEVIKYYKIRGGIEAMFRDYKSGGYNLEGSKANIHRLTNLILLIAIAYTLSALKGKSIKNRGYQKYISRLTEPKRQVRRHSEFWVGLYGQSWVLAWDFCYLFVEQIMRINLHKINEYNRGLKALSAIS, encoded by the coding sequence ATGGATTTTTTGCCTTTCTATCAGGACTATTTACAAAACGCATTATCAAAAAGTAAATTTTTACTTTTACGAATATTAATATGGCTTTTACAAGTTCATAAACAAGTTAGAATAGAACGGTTAGCGGCTTATCTTCCTCTTCCTATTCTATACGAAAGTCGTAGAAAGAAGATTCAAAGATTTTTAGTCGAACCGTGCTTAAGCCTTGTCTTATTATGGTTTCCTCTGATAAAATTAATAGTAGAACGAGAATTTAAACCAGGAAGTCGTTTAACTTTAGTTTTGGATAGGACTCAGTGGCAGGATAAAAATGTGTTCATGATTAGTGTAGTTTGGAGAAAGAGAGCCTTCCCTATTTACTGGCAAATTCTAGAGAAAAAAGGAAGCAGCAACGTCAAAGAACAAATCGCTTTAATCCGACCGGTCTTGAAATTATTTGCCGACTATGAGTTATTAATTTTAGGGGATAGGGAGTTTCATGGGGTAGAATTATCTTATTGGTTAAAGAAACGAAACCGAACGGCTAAAAATCCCATCTATTTTGCTTTTCGAGAAAGGAAAAATGTCTACATTAGAAGAAGTAAGAAGAATCAAAAACGCTTTCAAGATTTAACCCTGACCCCAGGAGTCAAAGTTTTTGAAAAAAACATTTTTATCACCAAGCAAAAAGGGTTTGGTCGCTTTAATGTATTGGCTTATCAGAAGAGAAAATATAGAAACCATCAGGAAGAAGAACCTTGGTTTATTATAACCAATTTAGATAACCCATCCGAAGTCATAAAATATTATAAAATCAGAGGTGGAATTGAAGCTATGTTTCGAGATTATAAGAGTGGAGGATATAATCTCGAAGGGAGTAAAGCTAATATTCATCGACTTACTAACTTGATTTTATTAATAGCTATTGCTTATACTTTATCGGCTTTAAAAGGGAAGTCAATTAAAAATAGAGGATATCAAAAGTATATATCTAGACTAACAGAACCGAAAAGACAAGTCAGAAGACATAGTGAATTTTGGGTAGGGCTATATGGACAAAGTTGGGTCTTAGCCTGGGATTTCTGTTACTTGTTTGTTGAACAAATTATGAGAATTAACCTTCACAAAATTAATGAATATAACCGAGGTTTAAAAGCCTTATCTGCTATTAGTTAA
- a CDS encoding CatB-related O-acetyltransferase: MNSYPDPNNLYPLKNYNRLCFLKNMIENPNIIVGDFTYYDDFENPKNFEKNVLYHFDFIGDKLIIGKFCAIASDVKFIMNGANHPLNYFTTYPFSIFGHGWENTMSVEGTSKGDTIIGNDVWLGYNALIMPGITVGDGAIIAANSVVSKNVDPYTIVGGNPAKLIRKRFDDEVISLLLKLQWWDWNIEKITQNISILCSNNLDALKELSVS, encoded by the coding sequence ATGAATAGTTATCCCGATCCTAATAATCTTTACCCATTAAAGAATTATAATCGATTATGTTTTCTCAAAAATATGATTGAGAATCCTAATATTATCGTCGGAGATTTCACCTATTACGATGACTTTGAAAACCCCAAAAACTTTGAGAAAAATGTACTTTATCACTTCGATTTTATTGGGGATAAGTTAATTATTGGTAAATTTTGTGCTATTGCCAGCGACGTTAAATTTATCATGAATGGAGCAAATCATCCTCTTAATTATTTTACGACCTATCCCTTTAGTATTTTTGGCCATGGGTGGGAAAATACGATGTCAGTTGAAGGGACTTCTAAAGGGGATACCATCATTGGTAATGATGTTTGGTTGGGTTATAATGCTTTAATTATGCCAGGAATTACCGTCGGTGATGGGGCAATTATTGCGGCTAATTCAGTCGTTAGTAAAAATGTTGACCCCTATACTATTGTCGGCGGAAATCCCGCTAAATTAATTAGAAAACGCTTTGACGATGAGGTAATTAGTTTGTTATTAAAACTTCAATGGTGGGATTGGAATATTGAAAAAATAACTCAAAATATTAGTATACTTTGTAGTAATAATTTAGACGCTTTAAAGGAGTTATCTGTTAGCTAA
- a CDS encoding methylenetetrahydrofolate reductase codes for MINRFRQAVQNKEFLITAEVTPPKGGNPTRMLEVAKQLKGRVHGVNVTDGSRAVLRMSSMAASALLLQYGIEPICQMACRDRNAIGLQADLMGAHALGLRNILALTGDPLKAGDHPQSKSVFELESVRLLKVIDNLNRGVDFHNKSLPDEALDLFAGAAVDPQSPSWSGLKSRFERKLAAGAQFFQSQLITDFDRLDKFMHQIAAGTDKPILAGIFLLKSAKNAQFINKNVPGVEIPESIIKRLADASEPLQEGVKIAAEQVQLAKELCHGVHVMAVKREDLIPQILDLAGVNPIV; via the coding sequence ATGATTAACCGCTTTCGTCAGGCTGTTCAAAACAAAGAATTTTTAATTACCGCCGAAGTTACCCCTCCTAAAGGGGGAAATCCTACCCGTATGCTGGAGGTGGCTAAACAGCTAAAAGGGCGCGTTCATGGGGTCAATGTCACTGATGGCAGTCGGGCAGTTTTGCGGATGTCTTCGATGGCTGCCTCGGCTTTATTGTTACAGTATGGTATAGAACCCATCTGTCAAATGGCTTGCCGCGATCGCAATGCTATTGGCCTACAAGCGGATTTAATGGGGGCTCATGCCCTAGGATTACGCAATATTTTAGCGTTAACGGGCGATCCCCTCAAAGCGGGCGATCATCCCCAGTCTAAGTCCGTTTTTGAGTTAGAATCGGTTCGGTTGCTCAAAGTCATTGATAATCTCAATCGAGGGGTAGATTTTCATAATAAATCTCTCCCTGATGAGGCCTTAGATTTATTTGCCGGGGCAGCCGTTGACCCCCAATCTCCCAGTTGGTCGGGGTTAAAGAGTCGATTTGAGCGAAAATTGGCGGCCGGAGCCCAATTTTTCCAAAGTCAGTTAATTACGGATTTTGATCGGTTAGATAAGTTCATGCACCAAATTGCCGCAGGAACAGATAAGCCGATTTTAGCGGGAATTTTTCTCTTGAAATCGGCAAAAAATGCTCAATTTATTAATAAAAATGTGCCGGGGGTTGAGATTCCTGAGAGTATTATTAAACGCTTAGCAGATGCCTCTGAACCGTTACAAGAAGGGGTCAAAATTGCAGCCGAACAAGTCCAATTAGCTAAGGAATTATGTCATGGAGTTCATGTGATGGCAGTCAAACGAGAAGATTTAATTCCCCAAATTCTTGATCTAGCTGGAGTTAATCCCATTGTTTAA
- the trpS gene encoding tryptophan--tRNA ligase, which produces MGKQRVLSGVQPTGNLHLGNYLGAIRNWVEIQSNYENFFCVVDLHAITVPHNPKTLAQDTYTIAALYLACGIDLNHSTIFVQSHVSAHSELAWLLNCLTPLNWLERMIQFKEKALKQGENVSVGLLDYPVLMAADILLYDADRVPVGEDQKQHLELTRDIVIRFNDQFATPENPVLKMPEPLIRTEGARVMSLTDGTRKMSKSDPSEMSRINLLDPPELIQKKIKRCKTDPIVGLEFDNPERPECNNLLGLYGLLSQKTKQEVITECQDMGWGKFKPLLTETTIEALKPIQLKYQEIMDNKDYLDSVLREGKEKAETVANQTLTRVKEALGYLAPL; this is translated from the coding sequence ATGGGCAAACAACGAGTCTTATCTGGAGTACAACCCACGGGAAACCTGCATCTAGGTAACTATTTAGGGGCAATTCGCAACTGGGTAGAGATTCAGTCAAATTACGAGAATTTCTTTTGTGTGGTGGACTTACACGCCATTACCGTCCCCCATAACCCGAAAACCTTAGCGCAAGATACCTATACCATCGCTGCCCTGTATTTAGCCTGTGGCATCGATCTTAACCACTCTACCATCTTTGTTCAGTCCCACGTCAGTGCCCATAGCGAACTCGCCTGGTTACTCAACTGTCTTACTCCCCTCAATTGGCTAGAGAGGATGATACAGTTCAAAGAAAAAGCCCTAAAACAAGGGGAAAACGTCAGCGTTGGCTTATTAGACTATCCCGTGTTGATGGCAGCAGATATCCTTCTGTATGATGCTGATCGTGTACCCGTTGGGGAAGATCAAAAACAGCATTTAGAATTAACTAGAGATATCGTTATTCGCTTTAATGACCAATTTGCTACCCCCGAAAATCCCGTCTTGAAAATGCCTGAACCCCTGATTCGGACTGAAGGGGCAAGGGTGATGAGTTTAACCGATGGAACCCGCAAAATGTCAAAATCCGATCCCTCGGAGATGAGTCGGATTAATCTGTTAGATCCGCCCGAATTAATTCAAAAAAAGATTAAACGTTGCAAAACCGATCCCATTGTTGGATTAGAATTTGATAATCCAGAACGACCTGAATGTAACAATTTATTGGGACTGTATGGCTTATTATCCCAAAAGACGAAACAAGAAGTCATTACGGAATGTCAAGACATGGGATGGGGAAAATTTAAACCCCTACTAACGGAAACCACCATCGAAGCCCTTAAACCCATTCAACTAAAATATCAAGAAATCATGGATAATAAGGATTATTTAGATTCGGTTTTGCGAGAGGGCAAAGAAAAAGCAGAAACCGTCGCCAATCAAACTTTAACCCGGGTCAAAGAAGCGTTAGGTTATTTAGCCCCCCTTTAG